Part of the Sphingobacterium sp. LZ7M1 genome, AATTGAGTTTCCATGGATTCTGGTAATTCCGGTCTAGGGAAAAGGAAGTTCTCAAAATCTCCGGCATCAGAGACGATATTCTCGCCGGCACCAGCTACATAATAATCTTTGGGTACCGCTGTTGCTTTTGGATGGATGCCCACATCAACCATGCCTACCCATTTGGTATAGTCATTCAGCTCTTCACCCTTTTTCTGGGCGAAAAGGTAATGTGGAAGTCGAATGCTGATCTTTCCTTCTTCATTCAATTTATCGGTTATGCTATAATCATCCGGATAGTTTTGGAAACCACCACCAGCATCCATAACAGAGGTGATGCCTAGGCGATTCAATTCTGTCATGTAAAGTAAGGTTGAATTTATCTTTTCTTCGTCACTCAGCTCGGGCAGTTTGGAAAGGGTGGAGTACAAGATAAAAGCATTGGGTTCTGCAAATAACATCCCAGTTGGATTTCCGTGTTTATCTTTCTCTATTAATCCTCCAGGAGGATTTTCACTCTCCGAGTTAAGTTTCAGGGCGGCAACCCCCGCTTTGTTTAAATACACTTTTCCGTAAAGATAAAGGACGAAAGTCGGTACATCGCCAGTAGCTTCATTGATTTCCTCAAGTGTAGGGAAGCGTTCTTCCTTAAACTGATTCGGAGACCAGCCACCAACAACTCGCACCCATTGGCCTTTTGGAGTCCGTTCGGCTTGTTCTTTTAACATCTGAAGTGCTCTTTCCAGAGTGCTCACTCCATCCCAGCGCAATTCGCTGTTGTAGAATCTGCCAGCTCGGATCACATGGGAATGGGAGTCAAAAAGACCAGGAATTACTGTTTTTCCTTTGGCATCTATTGTTTTGCTGGATTTTCCTTTCAACTTATTGATTTCAGCATTGCTGCCTAAGGCTAGGATTTTATTGCCTTTGATGGCGATAGCTTCAGCAGTGGGATTAGCTTTGTCCATGCTATGGACTTTCGCGTTATGGATAATAATATCTGCCTTCTCTTGTGCCGATAATTGCGAACTGCAAAAAACACAGAGTATAGTAAGGTAGGCAAGTGTGATGTAGTGATTGAATTTTCTCATGATAGATATGTTTAAGGAACTAACTGCTTGCAATTTTGGCTTTTGAAAAAAACAGGCTGTAATAGAGCAGGACCAATGTTGCCGGAATCAACAGGACGACTAAGCCATATTTTGCAGAAAGCAGGGCCCCAGAGATACAGCCAATCAAGAACCCGACAATTAATATGAGCATCCTCCAGAAACTTTTTCTGGCATCAACATCTTTTTCCTTGCCCATAAAGGCATGACAAAAATCCAATGTTGCCTTAGTCACATTTCCAGTCATCACCGTCGTTGGTCCAAAAGTAGATTTACCATAGAGTTTATTGATGGCATTTTTAATACCTAGAGCAAACACTACAACCAGCACTATTCCGAAATTCACTAACGATTCAATGGGATAATCTTTACCGATGAAATGCGCGAGCAGTCCCGAGATAGCTAATATGGTACCCATCACTAAATAAAGAGTACGTTCATTATTGATTTTGCTGTTAAGGTATCCCGTAAAATAAACAGCAACAATAAATACAGGAAAGGTCAGTAATATCCTGTAATCAGAAAGTTGCGGATTGTGGATCAACTTATTGGCAAAGACGACAAAGTTTCCCGTCACATGGGCAGAAAATACTTCATTTCCAGAAGTAAATGTTGCGGTATCGGCATAGCCGGCAACAAATACCAAAAGAAAATTAGCGATGATTTTTGAAATGTTGTTTTCCATGTTTTTTAATGTAGAAAGTTGTTTATGATCCAGTAGTCCACTGATTTGGTTCCTGCTCCAAATAATACCAGCAACAATAGAGAAAGACTGTACATAAAGGGCACATCTCTTTCTACCACACTATCTTTCCTGTGGATGACAAAGTATCCAATAGCCGTGATCATTAATGCTGGCAGCATAACTAAGCGGGTACCAAGCCCTATGACTCCTAATAATGGAAGATATAGGGTGGCGAATACTGAAATTAAATTATTCAGTTTTTGAGGCAAACCCAAAGGATTTGGGGTGTCGTGATGGCTGTCCGTTTTCTTTAGACCATGCACTCGCATCAGTTCGATCATCAATAACACCCTGAACCCAAGGAATACCCAATTGTTAAATTCTGATCCTAAATCAGAGTATAATAGTTTGGTTATTAGCTCTTGCATGGATATTTATTAAAATGAAAAACAAGAACAGCCTAAAGTACCCCAGAAAGACGTGTAATTATTTACTGGGACATTGCTCATCCTAGCCACATTATGGTTATGGCCATGAACATTGCATGAGCCAATACATGCATGGATGTACTGTGCTTGCGCTTGGGCCATAGCCTTTGCTTTCGCCGATTTGACGTCGCTGCTATTCTTATTGTAGCTTGAAAGTTCAAGATTGTTAGATCCAGGGAAATAGCCATTGTAGTTTTTGGTCGGCGACCAATCCGGTAAAATTGGAAGGGCAGGAGGTGCTTCGTTTCGGAAATCACCTTTAGCATAGACGATCTTACCCCCAACAACGGTCAGGTCAGCCTCGATATCTTTGATTTCCTCTTCTTGAACAT contains:
- a CDS encoding amidohydrolase: MRKFNHYITLAYLTILCVFCSSQLSAQEKADIIIHNAKVHSMDKANPTAEAIAIKGNKILALGSNAEINKLKGKSSKTIDAKGKTVIPGLFDSHSHVIRAGRFYNSELRWDGVSTLERALQMLKEQAERTPKGQWVRVVGGWSPNQFKEERFPTLEEINEATGDVPTFVLYLYGKVYLNKAGVAALKLNSESENPPGGLIEKDKHGNPTGMLFAEPNAFILYSTLSKLPELSDEEKINSTLLYMTELNRLGITSVMDAGGGFQNYPDDYSITDKLNEEGKISIRLPHYLFAQKKGEELNDYTKWVGMVDVGIHPKATAVPKDYYVAGAGENIVSDAGDFENFLFPRPELPESMETQLLPVIRLLVNNKWPFRLHATYDETIGRMLDVIEAVNEEIPLGDLVWFFDHAETVSDANLNRIKALNGGIAIQNRMSFQGENFIRRYGKKAANQAPPIHKILEMGIPVGLGTDATRVSSFNPWLAIHWLVSGKTVGNTEILQKENRLDRTLALELMTKGGYDLIKQSNEKGLLKPGYYADLTILDQDYFTIPEDDIKKLKSNLTIVDGKIVYADDQFKAFSKEKLEVIPAWSPVKYYGGYQEN
- a CDS encoding YoaK family protein gives rise to the protein MENNISKIIANFLLVFVAGYADTATFTSGNEVFSAHVTGNFVVFANKLIHNPQLSDYRILLTFPVFIVAVYFTGYLNSKINNERTLYLVMGTILAISGLLAHFIGKDYPIESLVNFGIVLVVVFALGIKNAINKLYGKSTFGPTTVMTGNVTKATLDFCHAFMGKEKDVDARKSFWRMLILIVGFLIGCISGALLSAKYGLVVLLIPATLVLLYYSLFFSKAKIASS
- a CDS encoding DoxX family protein; this translates as MQELITKLLYSDLGSEFNNWVFLGFRVLLMIELMRVHGLKKTDSHHDTPNPLGLPQKLNNLISVFATLYLPLLGVIGLGTRLVMLPALMITAIGYFVIHRKDSVVERDVPFMYSLSLLLLVLFGAGTKSVDYWIINNFLH